Proteins encoded together in one Synechococcus sp. BL107 window:
- a CDS encoding amino acid ABC transporter ATP-binding protein — protein MTIAIRATDLVKSYTPGLRALDGVSLDVSSGEVLVVMGPSGSGKSTLIRTFNGLETLDGGELDVLGVRLDAAHEERQVRAIRERVGMVFQQFNLFPHLSILDNITLAPIKVQKRAKAAAEQRAIELLDQMGIREQARKYPAQLSGGQQQRVAIARALALDPEVMLFDEPTSALDPERVKEVLDAMRQLAQGGMTMVVVTHELGFAREVADRVMFMDQGQVVETSDPQTFFSNAREERSRRFLSQMM, from the coding sequence ATGACGATTGCTATTCGTGCCACTGATCTGGTGAAGAGCTACACCCCGGGGCTTCGGGCTCTCGATGGGGTGTCGCTGGACGTGAGCAGTGGCGAGGTATTGGTGGTGATGGGACCCTCTGGGTCGGGCAAGAGCACGTTGATTCGCACCTTCAACGGATTGGAAACGCTGGATGGCGGCGAATTGGATGTGCTCGGTGTGCGGTTGGATGCCGCCCATGAGGAACGCCAAGTGCGGGCGATTCGTGAGCGAGTTGGGATGGTGTTTCAGCAGTTCAACCTGTTCCCTCACCTCTCGATTCTCGACAACATCACCCTGGCGCCGATCAAGGTGCAAAAGCGTGCCAAGGCCGCGGCGGAGCAACGTGCGATCGAACTCCTCGATCAGATGGGAATTCGCGAGCAAGCGCGCAAATATCCAGCCCAGCTCAGTGGTGGCCAGCAGCAGCGCGTTGCGATTGCGCGGGCCTTGGCGTTGGATCCAGAGGTGATGCTCTTTGATGAGCCCACCAGTGCGTTGGATCCAGAGCGGGTGAAGGAGGTGCTGGATGCGATGCGTCAGTTGGCGCAGGGCGGGATGACCATGGTGGTGGTGACCCACGAGCTTGGCTTTGCCCGCGAGGTGGCTGATCGGGTGATGTTCATGGATCAGGGCCAGGTGGTGGAAACGTCAGACCCGCAGACCTTTTTCAGCAATGCACGGGAAGAACGCAGTCGTCGATTCCTCAGTCAGATGATGTGA
- a CDS encoding amino acid ABC transporter substrate-binding protein: MFRPISSRLIGAVGGLIGLLCGCATLGDGTDSRLNLVQTRGELLCGVSGKIPGFSFLSPDGRYAGLDVDVCKAMAAAFVGDSTKVQYRPLTAPERFTALRSGEIDLLSRNTTHTLSRDAAGGNGLSFAPTVFHDGQGLMVSVGSGARSMADLSGKAICVGSGTTTEQNLNDAFAAQGLPYTPIKYQDLNQVVGGYLQGRCAAMTSDRSQLASARSGFKDPQQHVILEDRLSKEPLAPAVVGGDQRMADATNWVVYALIEAEERGITQANLDDVLERAVADPSQAALRRFLGVDGGLGAKLGLPDDFVVQVIRATGNYGEIYNRHLGPGSAVTIPRGPNRLGRDGGLMIAPPFT; the protein is encoded by the coding sequence ATGTTCCGACCTATCTCTTCTCGTCTGATTGGTGCCGTCGGTGGATTGATTGGTTTGCTGTGTGGCTGCGCCACCCTTGGTGATGGCACTGATTCCAGATTGAACTTGGTGCAAACGCGGGGTGAGTTGTTGTGCGGTGTAAGTGGCAAGATCCCCGGCTTCAGTTTTTTAAGTCCCGATGGGCGCTACGCCGGCTTGGATGTGGATGTTTGCAAGGCGATGGCCGCGGCTTTTGTCGGCGACAGCACCAAGGTTCAATACCGTCCCCTCACGGCGCCGGAGCGATTCACAGCACTGCGGTCTGGGGAGATCGACCTGCTCTCACGCAACACGACCCATACCCTCAGTCGTGATGCCGCCGGCGGCAATGGACTGAGCTTTGCTCCCACGGTGTTTCACGATGGGCAGGGATTGATGGTGTCGGTCGGTAGTGGCGCTCGTTCGATGGCTGATCTGAGTGGCAAAGCCATTTGCGTTGGGTCTGGAACCACCACTGAACAGAATTTGAATGATGCGTTTGCCGCGCAGGGGCTCCCCTACACCCCGATCAAATACCAAGACTTAAATCAAGTGGTGGGTGGCTACTTGCAAGGTCGTTGTGCCGCGATGACCTCCGATCGTTCACAGCTGGCTTCGGCCCGTTCTGGATTTAAAGATCCCCAACAGCACGTGATCTTGGAGGACCGATTGAGCAAGGAGCCCCTCGCTCCAGCCGTCGTTGGCGGTGATCAGCGGATGGCAGATGCCACCAATTGGGTGGTCTATGCCTTGATCGAAGCGGAGGAGCGTGGCATCACCCAAGCCAACCTTGATGATGTTCTTGAACGGGCGGTTGCGGATCCATCGCAGGCCGCGTTGCGTCGTTTCTTGGGGGTGGATGGGGGTCTTGGAGCCAAGCTCGGTTTGCCGGACGACTTTGTGGTTCAGGTCATTCGGGCAACGGGGAACTATGGCGAGATCTATAACCGTCATCTCGGCCCCGGGAGTGCCGTCACCATTCCAAGAGGTCCCAATCGTTTGGGTAGGGACGGCGGTTTGATGATCGCTCCGCCGTTCACCTGA
- a CDS encoding AEC family transporter, with protein MLIGFWIGGQHPNLAGRFAVPLVRFGVPISVMGLLLKSGLQGDVLQAAGLAVLGVSTVLLVGGWQSKSVGLVTPSLLLGSCIGNTAYFGVPLALAFLPPEALTITIGYDLGATLLTWSVGPQLLGVAAASRWLALRQLLISMGRSPATRGLIGALLIQLTPWRAAITEGLWWPSRIVIVLALMVVGMRLGSLTRQGNPPRLMGAGLGPALLVKLFLYPLLLLMLGLLFGLDPLMVQALALQGAAPTAISILLIAESVGRDQERAAALVFWSTVLAVLTAPVWGLVLQVLL; from the coding sequence TTGCTGATCGGTTTTTGGATCGGTGGGCAGCATCCGAATTTGGCTGGTCGCTTCGCTGTCCCGCTGGTGCGCTTCGGCGTGCCGATCAGTGTGATGGGCCTGCTGTTGAAAAGTGGCCTCCAAGGTGATGTGTTGCAAGCCGCTGGCCTCGCCGTATTGGGAGTGTCCACGGTGTTGCTGGTGGGTGGCTGGCAATCCAAGTCGGTAGGGCTCGTCACCCCTTCGCTTTTGCTGGGGAGCTGTATTGGTAATACGGCCTATTTCGGCGTGCCCCTGGCGTTGGCCTTTTTACCGCCTGAGGCCCTAACGATCACCATTGGCTACGACCTGGGCGCAACGTTGCTCACCTGGAGTGTTGGTCCCCAACTACTTGGTGTTGCTGCCGCCAGTCGCTGGCTCGCGCTGCGTCAGCTGCTCATCAGCATGGGCCGTAGTCCAGCGACGCGCGGTCTCATCGGGGCCTTGCTGATCCAGCTGACGCCCTGGAGAGCTGCCATCACGGAAGGCCTCTGGTGGCCGTCCCGGATCGTGATTGTGCTGGCGTTGATGGTGGTTGGGATGCGTCTTGGCAGCTTGACGCGGCAAGGAAACCCCCCTCGATTGATGGGGGCGGGCCTAGGCCCAGCCTTGCTGGTCAAGCTTTTTCTCTATCCCTTGCTGCTTTTGATGCTGGGTTTGTTGTTTGGCTTGGATCCCTTGATGGTTCAGGCACTCGCGCTGCAAGGAGCGGCACCAACAGCGATTTCAATTTTGCTGATTGCGGAGTCCGTTGGACGCGATCAGGAGCGGGCGGCAGCGCTGGTGTTTTGGAGCACCGTTCTCGCGGTTCTGACAGCTCCTGTTTGGGGTTTGGTGTTGCAGGTTCTGCTTTGA
- a CDS encoding SulP family inorganic anion transporter, producing the protein MANRFSSTLVNQWFSNPSKDLLSGLVVAFAMIPEAIAFSGIAGVDPKVGLFGAFCLSLTIAVVGGRMAMITSATGSTALLMTGLVASGEAVGPGLGVKYLLVAGLVTGVLQILWGYLRLADQMRFVPQGVLSGFVNALALLIFQAQLPQLGFGGGHGEGGDHAAGLLLPHGGQVPVVWGLVMLGLVIIYGLPRLTRVVPSQLVAIVVLTAISIGFQFDIPTVSSLGNLPDGLPSFGIPFGRGGGGVPFSLETLGMVLPTALAISLVGLMESFLTQDILDDKTDSSSNKNVEARGQGIANIVSSLFGGMAGCALVGQSVMNIDNGGRTRLSTLFSGVSLLAMILLAGSWLKQIPMAALVAVMISIAVSTADINGLRNVRRIPKSDTSVMLMTFAVTMLTTPHNLALGVLAGVALAGILFSRKVAKVIRVESDQISAQERHYRVIGQLFFVSTIYFVQGFDLHDHPERISIDLSQAHIWDQSGVAALDQVIRKLRLGGSEVSVVGMNQESLDLFERIGGQESAHA; encoded by the coding sequence ATGGCCAATCGATTCAGTTCCACCCTGGTGAATCAGTGGTTCTCTAATCCCAGTAAAGACCTGCTTTCCGGCTTGGTCGTCGCTTTCGCGATGATTCCAGAGGCGATTGCGTTCTCAGGAATTGCTGGAGTCGATCCCAAAGTCGGCCTCTTTGGCGCCTTTTGTTTGTCCCTGACGATTGCGGTCGTCGGCGGACGGATGGCCATGATTACGTCCGCGACCGGATCAACAGCGTTATTGATGACTGGCCTTGTCGCCAGTGGTGAAGCTGTAGGCCCTGGATTGGGGGTGAAATATTTGTTGGTGGCTGGTCTTGTGACCGGGGTGCTCCAGATTCTCTGGGGCTATCTGCGCCTAGCCGATCAGATGCGCTTCGTTCCCCAGGGGGTTCTCAGCGGATTTGTGAATGCCTTGGCTTTGTTGATCTTTCAAGCGCAGCTTCCCCAGCTTGGCTTTGGTGGTGGCCATGGTGAGGGAGGTGATCATGCGGCGGGTTTGTTGTTGCCCCATGGCGGCCAGGTGCCGGTGGTGTGGGGTTTGGTGATGTTGGGGCTCGTGATCATTTATGGATTGCCACGGTTGACGCGGGTCGTCCCCTCTCAGCTGGTGGCGATTGTTGTGCTCACGGCCATCAGCATCGGGTTCCAGTTCGACATCCCAACGGTCAGCAGTTTGGGCAATCTTCCGGATGGCTTGCCCAGTTTTGGTATTCCCTTCGGTCGAGGCGGTGGAGGTGTGCCCTTCAGCCTTGAAACCCTCGGCATGGTCTTGCCCACCGCTTTGGCTATTTCCTTGGTGGGCTTGATGGAAAGCTTTCTCACCCAAGACATTCTTGACGATAAAACCGATTCTTCCTCCAATAAAAACGTTGAAGCTCGCGGTCAAGGCATCGCCAACATCGTGTCCTCCCTCTTTGGCGGAATGGCTGGCTGCGCCTTGGTTGGTCAATCGGTGATGAACATCGACAACGGCGGTCGAACGCGCCTGTCGACTTTGTTCTCGGGCGTCAGTTTGCTGGCAATGATCTTGTTGGCGGGCTCCTGGTTGAAGCAGATTCCCATGGCTGCCTTGGTGGCCGTGATGATCAGCATCGCGGTGAGCACGGCCGACATCAATGGCCTGCGCAATGTGCGTCGGATCCCCAAGAGCGACACCTCCGTGATGCTGATGACGTTTGCCGTCACGATGCTCACGACGCCACATAACTTGGCCCTGGGTGTGTTGGCCGGTGTTGCTTTGGCCGGCATTTTGTTCAGCCGCAAAGTTGCCAAGGTGATCCGGGTGGAATCGGATCAGATCAGTGCGCAAGAACGCCACTACCGGGTGATTGGCCAGTTATTTTTTGTGAGCACCATCTATTTCGTCCAAGGATTTGATCTGCATGATCATCCGGAACGGATCAGCATTGACCTTTCGCAAGCCCATATCTGGGATCAAAGTGGTGTGGCGGCTCTGGATCAAGTGATCCGGAAGTTACGTCTTGGTGGGTCAGAAGTCAGCGTCGTGGGTATGAATCAAGAATCCCTTGATTTATTTGAACGGATTGGAGGGCAAGAGTCAGCCCATGCTTAA
- a CDS encoding ABC transporter permease subunit (The N-terminal region of this protein, as described by TIGR01726, is a three transmembrane segment that identifies a subfamily of ABC transporter permease subunits, which specificities that include histidine, arginine, glutamine, glutamate, L-cystine (sic), the opines (in Agrobacterium) octopine and nopaline, etc.), translating to MPQIFRRGRFWAQLCVVVALITFAGVLINNITVNLIRTGLGLDFGWLWRPAGFALAETALPYAPTDSYAWALFIGWLNSLKVILVGLLLATTLGVAAGAARSSRNRLVRSLSGGYVALIRQVPLLLQLLFWYFVAFLGLPETPVGGLIHFSNQGIRLLGLNLSVEFCAVLTGLVVFTGASIAEIVRGGINAVSRGQWEAFRSLGLSEGLGLRRIVLPQALPAILPALTSQYLNLAKNSTLAIAVGYADLYAVSDTTITQTGRAIEGFLLLLISFLLLNLLISGGMALINGAVLGRLQRSH from the coding sequence ATGCCTCAGATTTTTCGTCGAGGACGCTTCTGGGCTCAGCTTTGCGTTGTTGTTGCCTTGATCACTTTTGCGGGCGTGTTGATCAACAACATCACCGTGAATTTGATTCGTACAGGACTGGGACTTGATTTCGGTTGGCTATGGCGTCCAGCTGGTTTCGCCCTGGCGGAGACGGCGCTGCCCTATGCCCCGACCGACAGCTACGCCTGGGCCCTGTTCATTGGTTGGTTAAACAGCCTCAAGGTGATTTTGGTGGGGTTGTTGCTGGCCACCACGCTTGGGGTGGCCGCCGGAGCTGCCCGGAGCAGTCGCAATCGGCTTGTACGCAGTTTGTCCGGTGGCTATGTGGCGTTGATTCGCCAAGTGCCGCTGCTGTTGCAGTTGCTGTTTTGGTATTTCGTGGCCTTTTTGGGATTGCCGGAGACTCCTGTGGGTGGATTGATCCACTTCTCAAACCAGGGCATCCGCCTCTTGGGTCTCAATCTCAGCGTTGAGTTTTGCGCGGTTCTCACGGGGTTGGTGGTGTTCACAGGAGCATCAATCGCCGAAATTGTTCGTGGCGGTATCAATGCGGTGTCGCGAGGCCAGTGGGAAGCCTTTCGAAGCCTTGGTTTGTCCGAGGGTTTGGGTCTGCGCCGGATCGTCTTGCCCCAGGCCTTACCAGCCATTCTCCCGGCTCTTACCAGCCAATACCTCAACCTTGCCAAGAACAGCACGCTTGCCATTGCGGTGGGATACGCGGATCTCTATGCAGTCAGTGACACCACCATCACCCAAACAGGACGTGCCATTGAAGGCTTCCTGTTGTTGTTGATCAGTTTCTTGTTGCTGAATTTGCTGATTAGTGGCGGCATGGCCCTCATCAATGGGGCGGTGTTGGGCCGTCTGCAGAGGAGTCACTAA
- a CDS encoding DUF2811 domain-containing protein, protein MDRNHLEKCHGLGATDAVVSTSTPPLTMSVSSPSHSYVSLEAEIPEVLYRGMKDFIGDHPTWDQYRVMSSALAHFLFQNGSDNRAVSERYLDDLFMQSEPQGRGGKRDD, encoded by the coding sequence ATGGATCGAAATCATTTGGAGAAATGTCATGGGTTGGGAGCAACAGACGCTGTTGTTTCCACAAGCACGCCTCCGCTCACCATGAGTGTTTCATCGCCTTCGCATTCCTACGTGAGTCTGGAAGCAGAAATCCCCGAAGTGCTCTACCGCGGCATGAAAGATTTCATTGGAGACCACCCCACCTGGGATCAATACCGAGTGATGAGTTCGGCACTAGCCCACTTTCTCTTCCAAAACGGCAGCGACAATCGGGCCGTAAGCGAGCGCTATCTCGACGATTTGTTTATGCAGTCCGAGCCTCAAGGGCGAGGAGGCAAGCGCGACGACTGA
- a CDS encoding sirohydrochlorin chelatase: MADFQAEPSVERLGVLICGHGSRNRLAVEEFAQMVEQLRPKLAPMPVEHGYLEFAQPILREGLESLRQQGVTKVLAIPAMLFAAGHAKNDIPSVLNTYTAETGLPIDYGRELGVDRLMVAAAGSRVQEALHRASDDIPVSETLLVVVGRGSSDPDANSNVAKVTRMLVEGFGFGWGETVYSGVTFPLVDPGLRHVVRLGFRRIVVVPYFLFSGVLVSRIRQHTDLVAADYPDVEFLSAGYLGQHPMVVDTFRERVDEVLRGDTAMNCSLCKYRAQVLGFEQDVGRAQESHHHHVEGLAESCTLCERECTGACQPNGVPLEAHSHEHEHEHGHHHPPYPHAEHPLGPLTLSQTSKASKDFPRNP; the protein is encoded by the coding sequence TTGGCCGACTTCCAAGCAGAACCATCCGTTGAACGCCTTGGGGTTCTGATCTGTGGCCACGGCAGCCGCAACCGGCTTGCCGTTGAAGAATTTGCGCAGATGGTCGAACAACTTCGGCCCAAGCTTGCTCCCATGCCTGTAGAGCATGGCTACTTGGAGTTCGCCCAACCGATTCTGAGGGAGGGCTTGGAATCACTCCGCCAACAGGGAGTCACCAAAGTTCTAGCCATCCCCGCCATGTTGTTTGCGGCAGGGCACGCCAAAAACGACATTCCCTCCGTTTTAAATACGTACACCGCGGAAACGGGCCTGCCCATCGACTACGGCCGCGAGTTGGGCGTTGATCGATTGATGGTGGCTGCAGCAGGGTCCAGGGTCCAAGAAGCCTTGCACCGCGCATCCGACGACATCCCCGTCTCCGAAACATTGCTCGTAGTCGTTGGGCGCGGATCCTCCGATCCCGACGCCAACTCAAATGTGGCGAAAGTGACTCGGATGTTGGTGGAGGGTTTTGGCTTTGGCTGGGGTGAAACCGTCTATTCCGGCGTGACATTCCCCCTCGTGGACCCTGGTCTTCGACATGTGGTTCGCTTGGGTTTCCGCCGCATCGTTGTGGTTCCTTATTTTTTATTTTCAGGGGTTCTCGTCAGTCGAATCCGTCAGCACACAGACCTCGTAGCGGCTGACTATCCCGATGTGGAGTTCCTCTCGGCCGGCTATCTAGGCCAACACCCGATGGTGGTGGACACGTTCCGAGAGCGGGTGGACGAGGTGCTCCGTGGAGATACCGCAATGAATTGCTCCCTCTGCAAGTACAGAGCCCAGGTGCTGGGCTTTGAACAGGATGTGGGACGAGCCCAGGAGAGTCACCACCATCACGTGGAGGGATTGGCCGAGAGCTGCACGCTCTGCGAGCGGGAATGCACGGGGGCTTGCCAACCCAATGGTGTCCCGCTTGAGGCTCACAGCCATGAGCACGAGCATGAGCACGGGCATCACCATCCCCCCTACCCCCACGCTGAGCACCCGCTCGGTCCCCTCACGTTGAGCCAAACCTCAAAAGCCTCCAAAGATTTTCCTCGGAACCCTTAA
- a CDS encoding amino acid ABC transporter permease, translating to MNRWIDRLLTLTLLVLIGWAGWSCLHWLWHGADWTVVTTNLPLYAVGSYPEDQRWRPLLCIAAVVVLIVITLVGPRQGGWRRVMPLLWSGMAPFGLWLLAGGLGLAPVGTQSWGGFSLTLLLTAGSGMLALPFGVLLALGRRSDLPVLRGSSTVYIELMRAVPLIAVLFFGQLLIPLFLPPGIELNRVLRAVVAFALFAAAYIAEDVRGGLQAISPTQREAAMVLGLSPRQTLQLVVLPQAFRVALPSLTNQAVGLLQNTSLMAILGLVELLGISRSLLANPEFIGRYLEVYIWLAAVYWLACTAMALLARHLEIQLDPVRSAR from the coding sequence ATGAACCGCTGGATCGATCGTTTGCTCACGTTGACGCTTTTGGTTTTGATCGGATGGGCGGGTTGGTCTTGCTTGCACTGGTTATGGCATGGGGCCGACTGGACGGTCGTGACGACCAACTTGCCGCTCTATGCGGTGGGCAGTTATCCGGAGGATCAGCGTTGGCGACCCTTGCTTTGCATCGCCGCTGTTGTCGTTCTGATCGTGATCACCCTGGTGGGTCCGCGTCAGGGCGGTTGGCGTCGAGTCATGCCCTTGCTTTGGAGTGGCATGGCTCCCTTTGGTCTCTGGCTTCTCGCGGGGGGGCTTGGCCTTGCGCCTGTGGGGACGCAGAGTTGGGGTGGATTCAGCCTCACGCTTCTGCTTACGGCTGGAAGCGGGATGTTGGCCTTGCCGTTCGGTGTTCTGTTGGCGCTCGGTCGTCGTAGTGATCTTCCCGTCCTTAGGGGGAGCAGCACGGTTTACATCGAGTTGATGCGGGCCGTCCCCCTCATCGCCGTCTTGTTTTTTGGACAGCTGTTGATTCCTCTGTTCCTTCCCCCCGGCATTGAACTCAACAGAGTGCTGCGGGCTGTGGTGGCCTTTGCCCTGTTTGCAGCGGCCTACATCGCTGAGGATGTGCGCGGCGGTCTTCAAGCGATTTCACCCACCCAGCGGGAGGCGGCGATGGTCTTAGGGCTCTCACCGCGACAAACCCTGCAGCTTGTGGTGTTGCCCCAAGCCTTTCGAGTTGCTTTGCCTTCTCTGACCAATCAAGCGGTGGGCTTACTTCAAAACACAAGCCTGATGGCGATTTTAGGACTGGTGGAACTGTTGGGCATCAGCCGCAGCCTGTTGGCGAATCCAGAATTCATTGGTCGTTATCTCGAGGTGTACATCTGGCTGGCTGCGGTTTACTGGCTGGCGTGCACGGCAATGGCCCTATTGGCCCGTCACCTTGAAATCCAGCTCGACCCCGTCCGTTCTGCCCGATGA
- a CDS encoding FAD-binding oxidoreductase: MDQAPLALSNAQAQDAASVGGMCPSQAELPDLLKGWTGPRPLRVCGGGTSSRAAAHNQWTLDLRPQLNRIAWQSSDQSVWVGGGCRMGDVLQALLPHGRSISTGLSGLPGLGYVLTGGMGPRSRALGLAIDHLLEIRGVWGNGEEFWLQRQHDGDAAEWRALCGAAPFLAVVTEVRLLTHPLIPLWVEQCRASSDALPDWMNEAEASDPSISLQWHWGDADQLDILRVYDQDPGLGGMQCIDGLHQLPALVVPRPGAQRMHFEVVGLLGPARAADWNECMPLLRDCMRRRPHPSCSLSCQQLGGATSLVPAGLTSFHHRDAVWKPWITAGWVAGDLAMRQRSLRWLEELWSVLQPLCPGVHLAQLHDHLPFHQRELEQAFGESLPGLKALKKKVDPAGNLPPL; encoded by the coding sequence ATGGATCAGGCTCCCCTCGCTCTATCCAATGCGCAAGCTCAAGATGCAGCCTCTGTTGGCGGCATGTGTCCGTCTCAGGCTGAGTTGCCCGATTTACTGAAGGGCTGGACCGGACCGCGGCCCTTGCGGGTCTGCGGTGGTGGGACAAGTTCAAGGGCAGCAGCCCACAACCAGTGGACGCTTGATCTGCGACCGCAACTGAATCGGATTGCCTGGCAGAGCTCTGATCAGTCCGTGTGGGTTGGTGGCGGTTGCCGGATGGGGGATGTGCTTCAGGCCTTGCTTCCCCATGGTCGATCCATTTCGACCGGTTTGTCTGGTTTGCCTGGACTCGGCTATGTCTTGACGGGCGGTATGGGGCCCCGCAGTCGTGCGCTGGGTTTGGCCATTGACCACCTCCTTGAGATCCGTGGAGTGTGGGGAAATGGAGAGGAATTTTGGCTGCAGCGCCAACACGATGGCGATGCAGCTGAGTGGAGAGCCCTTTGTGGTGCCGCGCCGTTTCTGGCTGTCGTCACGGAGGTGCGTCTGCTCACCCATCCGCTGATTCCGCTCTGGGTCGAGCAGTGCCGTGCTTCATCTGATGCACTCCCCGATTGGATGAACGAGGCTGAAGCGTCTGACCCGTCGATCAGCCTTCAGTGGCATTGGGGAGATGCTGACCAGTTGGACATCTTGCGGGTGTACGACCAAGACCCTGGTCTTGGAGGAATGCAGTGCATCGACGGTTTGCATCAATTGCCTGCCCTCGTGGTTCCCCGTCCGGGTGCTCAGCGTATGCACTTTGAGGTTGTTGGACTCTTGGGGCCAGCACGGGCCGCTGATTGGAACGAGTGCATGCCCCTTCTGCGGGATTGCATGCGTCGCCGTCCCCACCCTTCATGCAGCCTGTCGTGTCAGCAATTGGGAGGTGCCACATCCCTGGTACCGGCTGGTCTCACCTCGTTCCACCACCGTGACGCTGTTTGGAAGCCTTGGATTACGGCGGGTTGGGTTGCCGGTGATTTGGCGATGCGTCAACGCAGCTTGCGCTGGCTCGAGGAGCTTTGGTCTGTCTTGCAACCGCTCTGCCCAGGTGTTCATCTGGCTCAACTTCACGACCATCTGCCGTTTCATCAACGTGAGCTTGAGCAAGCGTTTGGAGAATCGCTGCCTGGTTTGAAAGCTCTGAAGAAGAAGGTCGACCCCGCTGGCAACCTGCCGCCGCTCTGA
- a CDS encoding alpha-ketoglutarate-dependent dioxygenase AlkB, with protein MDPVISADEPTDWSLLPGWLTTNDAQCWKQLLEHGFSWEQPLVQVFGKYHRVPRKTIFLAEQGLQYRYSGAIHVGEGWPDWFHPLLEQVNHIAQAQFNGCLLNLYRDGDDRMGWHADDETEIDQSQPIASLSLGSTRDFLFRHRGDQTKRAAIPLADGDLLIMHPGCQERWMHSVPQRRKVKTVRINLTFRHFFHG; from the coding sequence ATGGACCCAGTCATCAGCGCTGATGAACCAACGGATTGGTCGCTCCTCCCCGGCTGGCTGACGACCAACGATGCCCAATGCTGGAAGCAGCTCCTTGAACATGGCTTTTCCTGGGAGCAACCGCTCGTGCAGGTGTTTGGCAAGTACCACCGCGTGCCACGTAAGACCATTTTTTTGGCTGAGCAGGGCCTGCAGTACCGCTACAGCGGTGCCATCCATGTCGGGGAGGGCTGGCCAGATTGGTTCCACCCATTACTGGAGCAGGTGAACCACATCGCTCAAGCTCAGTTCAACGGGTGCCTTCTCAATCTTTACCGCGATGGCGACGATCGCATGGGCTGGCATGCCGACGACGAAACGGAAATCGACCAGTCACAACCGATTGCGTCGCTTTCGCTGGGATCAACTCGAGACTTTCTATTCAGACATCGCGGCGATCAAACCAAGCGAGCAGCGATCCCACTGGCCGACGGCGATTTACTAATCATGCATCCCGGCTGCCAAGAGCGTTGGATGCACAGCGTGCCCCAACGCCGCAAAGTGAAAACGGTGCGAATCAACCTCACCTTTCGCCATTTCTTTCATGGGTAA